One Nocardia sp. BMG111209 DNA segment encodes these proteins:
- a CDS encoding class I adenylate-forming enzyme family protein — protein MSNTATDIWEHADRDPDRIALRGDDGTGWTYARLRDRVAAVTAQLTADGIGPGDRVLFVAPSVPEFAAGYYGIHAAGAIAVTANTMSPAPELEYLARDTGVAAVLGWHTVTPAPEQVAAALGVPYRALQPDLAGLPPAPEPVRPHPTADDDTATIIYTSGTTGRPKGAQLTHGNFLACADAFRTVFDITADDRSGTALPLFHVYGQACVLGTTMRAGGSLSLLSRFDPERMLAMIGRDRLTFITGVPTMWNAMLRAAADEIDPADFAGLRQASSGGASLPGEVLRAFRERFGCAISEGYGLTETTSAATYQPPDRPAKAGSVGRPLPGIEIVIRDFDGAGLPAGETGEIFLRGPVVTKGYWNRPEATAEVLRDGWLRTGDLGFFDSDGDLHIAGRVKEMIIHGGYNVYPLEVEEVLYRHPDIVEATVVGVPDEHYGEEVAAALTLRPGATFDPDALREWTKQQLSAYKVPRLFAVLDQLPKGPSGKILKNALDSSIFVNVAHRD, from the coding sequence ATGTCCAACACCGCCACCGACATCTGGGAGCATGCCGACCGCGATCCGGACCGGATCGCGCTGCGCGGCGACGACGGCACCGGCTGGACGTACGCGCGGCTGCGCGACCGCGTCGCCGCCGTGACCGCGCAGCTCACGGCCGACGGGATCGGGCCGGGCGACCGGGTGCTGTTCGTGGCGCCGTCGGTGCCGGAATTCGCCGCCGGGTACTACGGCATCCACGCTGCGGGCGCGATCGCGGTCACCGCGAACACGATGTCCCCGGCCCCGGAGCTCGAATACCTCGCGCGCGACACCGGCGTGGCCGCCGTCCTCGGCTGGCACACCGTCACGCCCGCGCCGGAGCAGGTCGCCGCGGCGCTCGGCGTCCCCTATCGCGCGTTGCAGCCGGATCTGGCGGGCCTGCCGCCGGCGCCCGAGCCGGTCCGGCCGCATCCCACCGCCGACGACGACACCGCGACCATCATCTACACCTCGGGCACCACCGGCCGCCCCAAGGGGGCCCAGCTGACCCACGGCAACTTCCTCGCCTGCGCGGACGCCTTCCGCACCGTCTTCGACATCACCGCCGACGACCGCAGCGGCACCGCGCTGCCGCTGTTCCACGTCTACGGTCAGGCGTGCGTACTGGGCACCACGATGCGCGCCGGCGGCAGCCTGTCGCTGTTGTCGCGCTTCGACCCGGAACGGATGCTGGCCATGATCGGCCGCGACCGGCTCACCTTCATCACCGGCGTGCCGACCATGTGGAACGCGATGTTGCGCGCCGCCGCCGACGAGATCGATCCGGCCGATTTCGCCGGATTGCGCCAGGCCTCCTCCGGCGGCGCGTCGCTGCCCGGAGAGGTGTTGCGCGCGTTCCGGGAACGGTTCGGCTGCGCCATCAGCGAGGGTTACGGCCTCACCGAGACCACCAGCGCCGCAACGTATCAGCCCCCGGATCGGCCGGCGAAGGCCGGATCGGTGGGCCGTCCGCTGCCCGGGATCGAGATCGTGATCCGCGATTTCGACGGCGCCGGGCTACCGGCCGGCGAGACCGGGGAGATCTTCCTGCGCGGGCCGGTGGTGACGAAGGGGTACTGGAACCGGCCGGAGGCGACCGCGGAGGTCCTGCGCGACGGCTGGTTACGCACCGGCGATCTCGGATTCTTCGACAGCGACGGCGATCTGCACATCGCCGGGCGGGTGAAGGAGATGATCATCCACGGCGGCTACAACGTCTATCCGCTGGAGGTGGAGGAGGTGCTGTACCGGCACCCCGACATCGTCGAGGCGACCGTGGTCGGCGTGCCCGACGAACACTACGGCGAGGAGGTGGCCGCCGCGCTGACCCTGCGCCCCGGCGCCACCTTCGATCCGGATGCGTTGCGCGAGTGGACCAAACAACAGCTGTCCGCCTACAAGGTGCCGCGGCTGTTCGCGGTCCTGGATCAGCTGCCCAAGGGCCCGTCCGGGAAGATCCTCAAGAACGCCCTGGACAGTTCGATTTTCGTGA
- a CDS encoding TetR/AcrR family transcriptional regulator, translated as MSQPAGGASVESAEESRRVPPRTRRGVRTRAALVTAAREVFERDGYLDAKISDIARAASLASGSFYTYFDGKEEIFAAVLEQVRDEMLHPHIRERTGVTDPIVLIEAANREYLLSYKRNARLMGVLEQVAQVDENFRRLRTERADAFVRRNARMIRTLQESGQATADLDPQVTALALSVMVSRMAYSVFVQNRRISFEKLLTTLNQLWVNALQLQPEPVAPRPS; from the coding sequence GTGTCCCAACCTGCCGGCGGCGCCTCCGTGGAGAGCGCCGAGGAGTCCCGCCGCGTCCCGCCGCGCACACGCCGCGGCGTCCGAACACGTGCGGCCCTGGTCACCGCGGCACGTGAGGTGTTCGAACGCGACGGCTACCTCGACGCCAAGATCTCCGATATCGCCCGCGCCGCGAGTCTCGCGTCCGGGTCGTTCTACACCTACTTCGACGGCAAGGAGGAGATCTTCGCCGCCGTCCTGGAGCAGGTGCGGGACGAGATGCTGCACCCGCACATCCGCGAGCGGACCGGCGTCACCGATCCCATCGTGCTGATCGAGGCCGCCAACCGCGAGTATCTGCTCTCCTACAAGCGCAACGCCCGCCTGATGGGCGTGCTGGAACAGGTCGCCCAGGTCGACGAGAACTTCCGGCGGCTGCGCACCGAGCGGGCCGACGCCTTCGTGCGGCGCAACGCCCGGATGATCCGCACGCTGCAGGAGTCCGGGCAGGCCACGGCCGACCTGGATCCGCAGGTCACCGCGCTGGCGTTGTCGGTGATGGTGAGCCGGATGGCCTATTCGGTATTCGTGCAGAACCGGCGCATCTCGTTCGAGAAGTTGCTGACCACCCTCAACCAGCTCTGGGTGAACGCCTTGCAGCTGCAACCCGAGCCGGTCGCGCCGCGGCCTTCTTGA
- a CDS encoding putative quinol monooxygenase encodes MSEPVVVVATIVAKPGQEEVVEKAVAAAQASVHTEPGCLLYAFHRNLGKPGQYIMVEKWESQEALGVHGKAQALRELGAALADALAAPLDVQVLAPVPGGDATLGAL; translated from the coding sequence ATGTCGGAACCGGTCGTGGTGGTGGCGACTATCGTCGCGAAGCCCGGGCAGGAAGAGGTCGTCGAGAAGGCCGTGGCCGCCGCCCAGGCGTCGGTGCACACCGAGCCGGGCTGCCTGCTGTACGCGTTCCACCGCAACCTCGGCAAGCCCGGCCAGTACATCATGGTCGAGAAGTGGGAGTCGCAGGAGGCGCTCGGCGTGCACGGCAAGGCCCAGGCCCTGCGCGAACTGGGCGCCGCGCTGGCCGATGCGCTGGCCGCGCCGCTGGATGTGCAGGTCCTCGCGCCGGTGCCGGGTGGCGACGCCACTCTCGGCGCGCTCTGA